In Melanotaenia boesemani isolate fMelBoe1 chromosome 5, fMelBoe1.pri, whole genome shotgun sequence, the DNA window agtgtgtgtttttaacctCCGCTAGATCACCGGTGCATGAGTACTTCTGCTTATATGGTCCACACACactagtgtgtagctctgtggggtgaTTGTGATGGCTggcttaccctttaggtgatctaaggaagttttccaggcaatTATATCTCATCCAGgaagtttacaatccagctgcgAAATGTAATGTTTATTCAATCCACAgtgagtgatccatgataacaccattatttatcacattttcatcataaaaccAAAGATCACTGTCattactatgttgctaagagacctctgttttgacccagaaattttgatgaagccacttcctctGAAACTTTCCACCAGTCAGATAGTTGAAATTGACAGTAAAGTCCAGTCagaagcagccaaagatcaacaagtgatcAGGAAGTTCTGTGTTAGAATAATAGCTGAACTAAAGCCAATCAGACATTTTTCATGCACAATGGCACCAAAAACCAGTTGAGTTAGTTTTGTGAGAATAGTAatagaaataactggaaatggcTAAAAAtatctggaggaaaaagtgtaaatatgtgaaTAGTTTGTTGAGTGTTTGCtttaatgtcaatatttttctcatgaaagccaagacttgagagaatgatgcagatgagaaaaggcttggtccctgttaaagttctgttagtaataaattctgttttctttttctggtcggtctttatgctgctatatctgttGATACATTCATTCTACgtaattttagcctcataaaaTGACAACGGAGGCTGTtctggatgttgactgggaCTAAGAGATGAGCTTCTATAagcagttttacataaaaaaaaaacaaggttggAGTTTTAATGATCTGCTTCTATTTATCTTCcataacatgtaaaataaaatagtatttatttgttaatgtaaACGTTTGGTGAGAGGACTTTTCCcgctgtgtttttaaaacaaccTCGCAGCCCGCTGACGTCTTGTCTTGTTGATCTTGCAGGCAAACGCAGATTCAACATTAAACTGTGGAAGACTTTCACCGACTGCTTCAACTGCCTGCCCATCGCCGCCATCGTGGACGAAAAGATCTTCTGTTGTCACGGAGGTATTCACAGTGAAACCTGTTTGTTGGTTTGCAACATTTCTgggtttttaaattgtttccgTGTCATCACGTCTCTCTCCGCCAACATTAGAGGTGTCCATGACCCCTGACGTGAAAACTGAATAGATGCGAGGACGAAATGTGACGGTTTTGATGATTGTGTCGTCCACAGGCCTCTCTCCTGACCTGCAGTCTATGGAGCAGATCAGACGCATCATGAGACCCACAGACGTGCCTGACACAGGTAGCTCAGCGTGAACACGCATGCATGCATACAAACAACAGAGCAGATGCTCTTATTGTCAGGAACCTCTATGCAGGATTAGGGACATAACGATCGATTGAATCCATAAATAATCACAGTATTAAACATCTCGAGTAATCGTAGGATCCCTCGAAGTCGTCAATTTACATGAAGGGTTATGTCCGAACTGTACAGGCAGAGAAGCGGCAACAGCCCACAGTTTTTGTTGTGCTGCAGTGGCTTTATTATTCCATCCGAGCTGCAGAAGAGCCATGTTGGTGGGGGATTACAGAGGGAAGGgttattccctccaaacaaacACAGTAAGTCAGCCTTGTTGGATTGATTTGGTTAGAGAAAAAATGACCAAGGTGTCATGCTGGAGGAGGACTCTCCAGCctgtaaaacatgacaaaaaaaaaaagttttaccacctgcaggataaccagcaGCTTTGTATGCAAGTAAAAACGTTAACTCGGttaataatgttaatgtttacGTAACCTAACATTGAAATTTAATGTTATCGTGTCATTTGCAAGGTTGACTTTGTGTCAACTCAGGATGGGCTTGCAGTGGAATGTGACGAGTTCAGCAGCActtcatttttccctttttatatTATGCGCTAGTCTTTTTTGATGGATAGTTTGCTGTTCCAACACGAGCGTGATTCCTTTTGTTTCTGTCAGCTTCTCATCCACAGCTGAGCTTCTGAAGGAGACCTGATCTTGGTCAGACAGACAGGAGGCTTCCAGCTTTTCTTCTACATTTGCCTCAGGCACCGTGAAAAACGCAGATTAGTGGAGATTACGGTTTACACCCACATATGAGCAAATTCCACAGTATTCCACGTTTTCCTATTGACTCCTTGGTCACTGTCAAACTAGATGTTTGCTGGAGGAGGGGGGGTGGTGAAGCATCTGTGTTTGCCCCCTCCTCATTAAACCTGCCTGTTCTTGTCCTTATAAGGCAGCCAGAGCTCAGACCCTGGCAGCTGCTGTCTCTCAGATCCTCTTTTGGCCTTTCATGGCAACTCTGGATGTGAAGAATGTGTCTTAAGTTCTTATAAGTGTCAGGATGTTGGTGTGACATACAGAAGGGGCGACTTCCTGTCGTCTGAGAGCTTCAAGTCCTGCAGATTGTATCACCGTTTGGCCTCGTCTGTGCCTGATCGCAGGCCGGTGCTGATGTAAATACTTCCTGTGCAAAAGCAGTTTaattaagttgtttttctctccaGGCCTGCTGTGTGATCTGCTGTGGTCTGACCCAGACAAGGACGTCCAGGGCTGGGGAGAGAACGACCGCGGCGTCTCCTTCACCTTCGGAGCCGATGTGGTCAGCAAGTTCCTCAACCGTCATGATCTGGACCTCATCTGTAGAGCCCACCAGGTACTTCTCCCATCCACTGGATGCTTTAAAACTTCCTCCTAATCACAAAATGCTGCTGGTTAAACTTCCAATAATCACATCTGTGCAGCCTCCTTGTCTGACTGTCTAAACCCTCTCTCCATGAAATGCACCAGAGTTTGAAAAAGCTTTGTTGGTGAAAGATGCCTCAGTTCTTACTCGTGTTCCTGACACCCCCAGGTGGTAGAAGATGGTTATGAGTTCTTTGCTAAGCGCCAGCTGGTGACCCTGTTCTCAGCTCCCAACTACTGTGGAGAGTTTGACAACGCTGGCGGCATGATGAGCGTGGATGAAACCCTGATGTGCTCCTTCCAGGTATTATATCACCATCAGTAAATATTTAATAGGAGGCTCCTCCTAattatttgcttagttaaatcaaGGTGGTGACTTTCTTTTGGCCAGTGTATTTCATAAAGGACATTCAAGCCGACTTGTGTTAAAAgccacttcttcttctttgtagaTCCTGAAGCCATCTGAGAAAAAGGCCAAATACCAGTATGGAGGGATGAACGCTGGCCGGCCCGTCACTCCTCCTCGCACAGCTCAGCCTCCAAAGAAACGAtgaaggacagagagagaggaagaggcgAGATGATTGTCGACGATTGTCTCCTGTTTGGTTTTTCACAAACACGAAGTAAAAGCAACACTTGGCAGAGGAAACGGATCAACGCAGTCATTTAAAAGACACCCAAACCAGTCTTTCCATTTAATCTCTTGAACTGCTGTTATActcttcttcctccatgtttttttctccccacaTCTGCATctatataacatttttaaaagcaagtgTTTAAATCAGCAAATACAAGGATTCATtctgtagcatcttttttttttttttttttttttaactgggtCTGTTTTCTTGACAACAGAATGAGGCTAGTTTAATTTACCACATCACCTTTACCCCCATCCCCCCCTCCCCTGCACCTGTACAGACACAACAGGTATTAATGATGGCTGCTGAGTTTTCAATAAATAAGGGAATAAACCCACCCACACGTCCTGCGTGATTCTTCCGCTTAACTTTACCAACCTGACATTTTCTTAACCAGGTGCAACAGGTTTGCTGTCTGGACCAGGGAAGTTAAACTGTCAGATTATCAGCCacaatatctaatcagccaatcacaaggcTGCACCTCagtacatttagtcatgtaagGCGTGGTGGAGATGacttgaagttcaaactgagcagaatgaggaagaaactggatttaagtgactgaacTCGTGATGTTCTGCTTGAGTTGATCTCCATCGACCGTCTGAAGCAGAAGTGTTGCTTTAGCGTCCCAGAAGTCACATGATGCCTGTTAATCAGATAACGTGCACTCTGGGCT includes these proteins:
- the LOC121640378 gene encoding serine/threonine-protein phosphatase PP1-beta catalytic subunit — encoded protein: MAEGELDVDSLISRLLEVRGCRPGKIVQMTEAEVRGLCIKSREIFLSQPILLELEAPLKICGDIHGQYTDLLRLFEYGGFPPEANYLFLGDYVDRGKQSLETICLLLAYKIKYPENFFLLRGNHECASINRIYGFYDECKRRFNIKLWKTFTDCFNCLPIAAIVDEKIFCCHGGLSPDLQSMEQIRRIMRPTDVPDTGLLCDLLWSDPDKDVQGWGENDRGVSFTFGADVVSKFLNRHDLDLICRAHQVVEDGYEFFAKRQLVTLFSAPNYCGEFDNAGGMMSVDETLMCSFQILKPSEKKAKYQYGGMNAGRPVTPPRTAQPPKKR